A genomic window from Pecten maximus chromosome 4, xPecMax1.1, whole genome shotgun sequence includes:
- the LOC117325275 gene encoding thioredoxin-like has protein sequence MKEINNMEDFNQILREAGNKLVVVDFNATWCGPCKAIRPVFKQMESTEEFKNVVFCEVDVDEAPEVAEDCDVQMMPAFMFFKNGEKIKEVLGANKDKLKASIIEIM, from the exons atgaagGAAATCAACAATATG GAGGATTTCAATCAAATCTTGCGGGAGGCAGGCAACAAGCTGGTGGTAGTGGACTTCAATGCCACCTGGTGTGGCCCATGCAAGGCCATTCGACCTGTATTTAAG CAAATGGAAAGTACTGAGGAGTTTAAGAATGTGGTATTTTGTGAGGTGGACGTTGACGAGGCTCCG GAGGTGGCGGAGGATTGCGATGTACAGATGATGCCAGCCTTTATGTTCTTCAAAAATGGTGAAAAG ATAAAAGAAGTACTTGGAGCCAATAAAGACAAGCTCAAGGCCTCCATTATAGAAATTATGTAG